A part of Elusimicrobiota bacterium genomic DNA contains:
- a CDS encoding sugar transferase, which yields MKRFFDIATAILLLIALSLPMLLLVLLVKLTSRGSALYWSDRIGRNNDIFKMPKFRTMRVDTPPMATHLMIEPERFLTPLGGFLRKTSLDELPQLFSILWGDMSFVGPRPALFNQDDLITLRTVKGIYRITPGLTGWAQVNGRDDLAIPVKVEYDEYYLKHRSFAFDIKILFMTALQAITGKGVRH from the coding sequence ATGAAACGATTTTTTGACATTGCAACGGCTATATTACTGCTTATTGCCTTGAGCCTTCCCATGCTTTTACTTGTGCTGTTGGTAAAATTAACCTCGCGAGGATCGGCTTTATACTGGTCTGACCGCATAGGGCGTAATAATGATATTTTTAAGATGCCCAAGTTCCGCACCATGCGCGTTGATACTCCGCCTATGGCTACCCACCTTATGATTGAACCTGAACGGTTTTTAACGCCGCTGGGTGGCTTTCTGCGCAAAACCAGCCTGGACGAACTGCCGCAATTGTTCAGTATTTTATGGGGAGATATGAGTTTTGTCGGACCCAGGCCCGCCTTGTTTAACCAGGATGACCTTATAACTCTGCGTACCGTCAAAGGGATTTATCGCATAACTCCGGGGCTTACCGGTTGGGCCCAGGTAAACGGCCGGGATGATTTAGCTATTCCTGTTAAGGTTGAATATGATGAGTATTACCTGAAACATCGCTCCTTTGCCTTTGATATTAAAATTCTCTTTATGACCGCGTTGCAGGCGATTACTGGAAAAGGGGTGAGGCACTAG
- a CDS encoding GDP-mannose 4,6-dehydratase, producing the protein MKKALIIGVSGQDGTYLSKSLLASGWEVIGTSRELKNNSFINHKKEGIYGAVKLVNLNPTNYSEVLSLMKFLDPDEVYNLSGQSSVILSFQRTEETVDSVIKPTLNVLEVIRRFGLKSRFFNAASSECFGGGDAPANESTPFNPKSPYGIAKTAALMLTRNYREAYGLYACSGILFNHESPLRGGDFVTGKIINVAARIAEGRGEKLHLGNINITRDWGWAPEYVEAMRLMLSKDKPEDFVVSTGESHSLAEFLAAVFGEFGLDWKAHTETDNSLLRPLDLVCVKGTPSRIKAALGWQAGLKMKDLIKKWIDSLDKAKSG; encoded by the coding sequence ATGAAAAAAGCTCTCATAATAGGAGTAAGCGGTCAAGACGGAACTTATCTTTCCAAATCCCTGCTTGCGTCAGGATGGGAGGTTATTGGGACTTCGCGTGAGCTGAAAAACAACTCTTTCATAAATCATAAAAAAGAAGGGATTTATGGGGCAGTTAAACTTGTGAACCTGAATCCCACCAATTATTCAGAAGTTCTGTCCCTCATGAAGTTTCTGGACCCGGACGAAGTTTATAACCTTTCCGGGCAGAGTTCGGTGATCCTCTCTTTTCAGCGTACGGAGGAAACGGTTGACAGTGTGATAAAGCCCACCCTTAATGTTCTTGAGGTTATAAGACGCTTCGGACTTAAATCCAGGTTCTTTAACGCTGCATCCAGCGAGTGCTTTGGCGGGGGCGATGCTCCGGCGAATGAATCCACGCCGTTTAATCCTAAGAGCCCGTATGGCATAGCCAAGACAGCGGCTTTAATGCTTACGAGGAATTACCGTGAGGCATACGGCCTTTATGCCTGTTCGGGGATACTGTTTAACCATGAGTCGCCTTTGAGGGGGGGGGATTTCGTGACCGGAAAAATAATAAACGTTGCCGCGCGTATAGCGGAAGGGAGAGGGGAGAAGCTACATCTCGGCAACATCAATATAACGCGCGACTGGGGCTGGGCTCCGGAATATGTAGAGGCTATGCGCCTTATGCTCTCAAAAGATAAACCGGAGGATTTTGTTGTGTCAACGGGCGAAAGCCACAGTCTGGCGGAATTCCTGGCGGCTGTTTTTGGGGAGTTCGGCCTTGATTGGAAGGCCCATACAGAGACCGATAATTCACTCCTAAGGCCGCTGGATTTAGTTTGTGTAAAAGGGACCCCCTCAAGGATAAAGGCCGCATTAGGTTGGCAGGCTGGGTTGAAAATGAAAGACTTGATAAAGAAATGGATAGATTCTCTAGATAAGGCCAAATCTGGGTAA
- a CDS encoding nucleoside-diphosphate sugar epimerase/dehydratase — protein MKIVSTKNSKWLVLAMDTVAVLVSWWLAFQLRFDFIVPTEEWPHFFGAIVVILSARIIAFSYFGLYRGIWRYASLSDLTSIMKAVGYSQVCIVALILFVQGTQFPRAVLIIDPVLTLFMIGFIRFSIRATREWRASDWKKDAKLSRVMIYGAGDLGESVLRDLTSVRHAAYNIVGFFDDNPHKWKQQIHGFTILGGRKVFAKVLAEHNIDQVIVAVNHSRGQLIKDLMELCSKGKCGMVQFKTVPTIEEQLSHKASGISVRKIELSDLLPRKKIMLDMNAMEGIISGKTVLVTGAGGTIGAELCRQVLRYNPKCLLMLENHNTALFYIEKEVMEIGYPTRIVPVAGDIKDEVLLKNIFETYSPNIVFHAAAHKHVPLMESNPQEAIKNNTLGTYALAEAAVKYKAERFLFISTDKAVRPSSVMGASKRLGEMVVRAFAEVNGTKCMSVRFGNVLGSSGSVVKIFQEQIINGGPLTVTHPETTRFFMTVEESIQLILQACSMGKGGEIFVLNMGTPVKVVELAKNLIVLNGLEPGKDIEIKYTGLRPGEKLFEELFRPQDVRKDTGHDDIFMAVPEESDMAVLKEQMSELSLLSELPDPAPIINKIRQLVPAYTGNPSAIKKLKNQGQTPVSH, from the coding sequence ATGAAAATCGTGAGCACCAAAAATAGCAAGTGGCTGGTTCTTGCCATGGATACCGTTGCGGTGCTGGTTTCCTGGTGGCTGGCTTTCCAGCTTAGATTTGATTTTATAGTGCCTACGGAAGAATGGCCGCATTTCTTTGGCGCCATAGTGGTTATTTTATCGGCAAGAATAATTGCTTTCAGTTACTTCGGGCTTTACCGCGGAATCTGGCGTTATGCCAGCCTTAGCGATCTTACCTCCATAATGAAGGCTGTCGGCTACAGCCAGGTATGCATAGTCGCTTTGATACTTTTTGTTCAGGGCACCCAGTTTCCGCGCGCGGTCCTTATTATAGACCCGGTCCTGACGCTTTTTATGATCGGTTTCATCCGTTTTTCAATACGGGCTACACGGGAGTGGAGAGCCTCCGACTGGAAAAAAGACGCAAAGCTTTCGCGCGTGATGATATACGGAGCCGGCGACTTGGGGGAATCGGTTCTTCGTGATCTCACCAGCGTGCGGCACGCCGCTTATAATATAGTCGGGTTTTTTGACGATAATCCCCATAAGTGGAAACAACAGATACACGGGTTTACGATTTTAGGGGGAAGGAAAGTGTTCGCTAAAGTTCTTGCCGAGCACAATATAGACCAGGTTATTGTGGCGGTCAACCATTCCCGCGGCCAGCTTATAAAAGATCTTATGGAACTTTGTTCCAAAGGGAAATGCGGCATGGTGCAGTTTAAGACCGTGCCGACCATTGAGGAACAGTTAAGCCATAAAGCGAGCGGAATTTCCGTGAGGAAAATAGAGCTTTCCGACCTTCTGCCGCGGAAAAAAATCATGCTGGATATGAACGCCATGGAAGGGATAATTTCCGGAAAGACCGTGCTTGTTACCGGCGCCGGCGGCACTATAGGCGCTGAATTGTGCAGGCAGGTTTTGAGATATAATCCAAAGTGTCTTTTGATGCTTGAAAACCATAACACCGCCCTTTTTTACATTGAAAAAGAAGTAATGGAGATCGGTTATCCCACGCGGATCGTTCCTGTTGCGGGGGATATTAAAGACGAAGTCCTGCTGAAAAATATTTTTGAAACCTATTCCCCGAATATTGTTTTTCACGCGGCCGCGCATAAGCATGTTCCGCTGATGGAATCCAATCCGCAGGAAGCGATTAAGAACAACACTCTGGGCACTTACGCTTTGGCGGAAGCCGCGGTAAAGTATAAGGCTGAAAGGTTCCTGTTTATTTCAACGGACAAGGCCGTAAGGCCTTCAAGCGTGATGGGCGCCTCAAAGAGGCTTGGCGAAATGGTGGTAAGGGCTTTTGCCGAGGTTAACGGCACCAAATGCATGTCGGTGAGGTTCGGCAATGTTCTCGGCAGTTCGGGGAGCGTTGTTAAAATATTTCAGGAACAGATAATAAACGGCGGGCCGCTGACCGTTACCCATCCGGAGACCACAAGATTTTTTATGACGGTTGAGGAATCCATACAGCTTATTCTTCAGGCCTGCTCCATGGGCAAGGGCGGCGAGATCTTTGTTTTAAATATGGGAACCCCTGTTAAAGTGGTTGAGCTTGCCAAAAACCTGATAGTTTTAAACGGGCTTGAGCCCGGCAAAGATATTGAGATAAAGTACACCGGTCTAAGGCCGGGGGAAAAGCTTTTTGAGGAGCTTTTCAGGCCGCAGGACGTGCGCAAAGACACCGGCCATGACGATATTTTCATGGCGGTTCCCGAAGAATCCGATATGGCTGTTTTGAAAGAGCAGATGAGCGAGCTGAGTCTTCTTTCCGAGCTTCCCGACCCTGCCCCGATTATCAATAAGATCCGGCAGCTGGTTCCCGCCTACACCGGCAATCCCAGTGCAATCAAAAAACTTAAAAACCAGGGACAGACACCGGTTTCACATTAA
- a CDS encoding response regulator transcription factor, translated as MLNKILLVDDDRVVLDSTRRYLESHGFQVAHTDNGSEAVMLAREYSPDFVITDAEMRGLDGFALCKVIKETPELAGVPVIIISGRKIAEEDILAGYNKGADDYILKPVSFPVLLAKMKAVMKRYEAFRSDTGRISRLGMVIDPAARSVTKKNEVIRLTRKEFDLLTALITGEGRVLDVPYLLNAVWGYDPASYNDPHTVGVHVSSLRKKLGAEIGAHIVSVTGHGYKFE; from the coding sequence ATGCTTAATAAAATATTGCTGGTGGACGACGATAGGGTGGTGCTGGACTCTACCCGGCGTTATCTGGAAAGTCATGGTTTTCAGGTGGCGCATACCGATAACGGTTCCGAAGCCGTAATGCTGGCCAGGGAATACAGCCCTGACTTTGTAATAACCGACGCCGAGATGAGAGGCCTGGACGGTTTTGCTTTGTGCAAGGTGATCAAAGAGACGCCGGAATTGGCCGGTGTGCCCGTAATAATAATTTCCGGCAGAAAAATAGCCGAGGAGGATATACTTGCCGGCTATAACAAGGGCGCCGATGACTATATTTTAAAGCCCGTTTCTTTTCCGGTGCTGCTGGCCAAAATGAAAGCCGTGATGAAAAGATACGAAGCTTTCCGTTCGGATACCGGCAGGATTTCCAGGCTGGGTATGGTAATTGACCCCGCTGCCCGTTCCGTCACCAAAAAGAACGAGGTGATACGGCTCACCCGCAAGGAATTTGATCTGCTCACCGCCCTGATAACCGGCGAGGGCCGTGTGCTGGACGTGCCTTACCTGCTTAACGCCGTATGGGGCTATGACCCGGCCAGCTACAATGACCCGCATACCGTCGGAGTGCATGTATCCTCGCTCAGAAAGAAGCTGGGCGCTGAAATAGGCGCCCATATTGTGAGCGTTACCGGCCACGGATATAAATTCGAATAA
- a CDS encoding response regulator, with amino-acid sequence MIKKILVADDEEIIRNYVTRALSSRGYSVGTASDGASALALAKKEEFDLVICDLKMPDMRGEEVIRELKILRPRTKVILITGSVSDISNPVTQRVAVEGFLIKPFGINEIRDLAAKVIGAGD; translated from the coding sequence ATGATCAAAAAAATCCTCGTTGCGGACGACGAAGAAATTATCCGTAATTATGTGACGCGCGCACTTTCCAGCCGCGGCTACTCCGTGGGAACGGCCTCTGACGGCGCCTCGGCGCTTGCGCTGGCAAAAAAAGAAGAATTTGACCTTGTGATTTGCGACCTTAAAATGCCGGATATGCGGGGCGAAGAGGTGATAAGAGAGCTTAAAATACTGCGGCCGCGGACTAAAGTTATCCTGATCACCGGTTCCGTCTCCGACATTTCAAATCCCGTAACGCAAAGAGTGGCGGTGGAAGGCTTTCTTATAAAGCCCTTCGGCATAAACGAGATACGGGATTTGGCGGCGAAGGTGATCGGGGCGGGTGATTAA
- a CDS encoding response regulator, with the protein MNHKTKILLVDDEYAILDFMMAALTIEGYSVTCASDGNESVAKVSAEKFDLAVMDIMMPGMDGITALGEIKKIDPEIEVIMATGHGTMSTAIQSLRKGAFDYLRKPFEIKELLAVVEKALEKRRFNDLTKAIFSTIKSEELLRIIIDSVTRTLKADEAALVLWDKGRRPYIAVSEGLEDEARKLSRLELCTRAMTRFAKDGINPMMLIEEPLSDAEIGAITGIGEIKFTMLLPIMEENTFTGIINISRRQSGEHFTENDMQRAKIFGSLVNLALRNSNLYKQLQETQSQLVQAEKMSALGQLAGGLAHEINNPLSGILGLTQLVLENSDQKTQNYQDLKEIEKAVFRCKKIISSLLSFARQEKPRMEPVNISEAIEETLVLCARQLELKGIKIIRDFAPELPQVTADFQQLMQVFLNMLTNAWDAMADGGVLTISTRLTKSAGARTEVEIAFSDTGPGIPGEVINRVFDPFFTTKPVGKGTGLGLSVCLGIINRHNGRIEAQSPVNGGSVFKIYLPV; encoded by the coding sequence ATGAACCATAAAACAAAAATACTTTTAGTTGACGACGAGTACGCCATACTTGATTTCATGATGGCGGCGCTTACCATCGAGGGCTACAGCGTAACCTGCGCCTCTGACGGCAACGAAAGCGTGGCAAAAGTAAGCGCCGAAAAGTTTGACCTAGCCGTGATGGACATCATGATGCCGGGCATGGACGGCATAACAGCACTCGGAGAAATTAAAAAGATAGACCCTGAAATAGAAGTTATAATGGCCACCGGCCACGGCACAATGAGCACGGCTATTCAAAGCCTGCGCAAGGGCGCCTTTGATTACCTTCGCAAGCCTTTCGAGATAAAAGAGCTGCTGGCCGTGGTTGAAAAGGCCCTGGAAAAACGCAGATTCAACGACCTCACTAAAGCCATTTTCTCCACCATCAAATCGGAAGAACTGCTGAGAATAATCATTGACTCCGTAACGCGCACGCTGAAAGCCGACGAAGCCGCGCTGGTCCTTTGGGACAAGGGCAGACGGCCTTACATAGCGGTGTCGGAAGGGCTTGAGGATGAAGCGCGCAAATTGTCACGACTTGAACTGTGCACGCGCGCCATGACCCGCTTCGCCAAGGACGGCATAAACCCCATGATGCTGATAGAAGAACCCTTAAGCGATGCCGAGATAGGCGCCATAACCGGCATAGGCGAAATTAAATTCACCATGCTGCTGCCTATAATGGAGGAAAACACTTTTACGGGAATAATAAATATCAGCCGCAGGCAGTCAGGAGAGCACTTCACGGAAAATGACATGCAGCGGGCCAAGATCTTCGGCTCACTGGTAAACCTGGCGCTCAGAAACTCAAATCTGTATAAACAATTGCAGGAAACTCAGTCGCAACTGGTGCAGGCGGAGAAAATGTCGGCCCTGGGACAGCTCGCCGGGGGTCTGGCGCACGAAATCAACAATCCTCTCTCGGGTATTCTGGGCCTTACCCAGCTTGTGCTGGAAAACTCCGACCAAAAAACACAGAATTACCAGGACCTGAAGGAAATAGAAAAGGCCGTGTTCCGCTGCAAGAAGATAATCTCGTCTTTGCTGTCCTTTGCCCGACAGGAAAAACCGCGCATGGAGCCGGTAAATATAAGTGAGGCGATAGAAGAAACCCTGGTGCTGTGCGCCCGGCAGCTGGAATTGAAAGGCATCAAAATAATCCGGGATTTCGCTCCGGAACTGCCGCAGGTAACCGCGGATTTTCAGCAGCTTATGCAGGTGTTTTTAAATATGCTGACCAACGCCTGGGACGCCATGGCGGACGGCGGCGTCCTTACCATAAGTACGCGGCTTACCAAGTCAGCCGGCGCAAGAACGGAAGTGGAGATCGCCTTTTCCGATACCGGACCCGGCATCCCCGGCGAAGTAATAAACCGCGTCTTTGACCCGTTTTTCACCACCAAGCCCGTAGGCAAGGGCACGGGGCTTGGCCTGTCAGTATGCCTTGGCATAATTAACAGGCATAACGGCAGGATTGAGGCACAAAGCCCCGTGAACGGCGGCTCCGTATTTAAAATTTACCTGCCGGTATAA
- a CDS encoding pyridoxal phosphate-dependent aminotransferase has product MNLSKLAMSIGQSATLKLNELAGNLKAEGKPVIHLGGGEPEEKIPSGARDEAEKTLSAGFVRYTPTAGTAELKKELCLYTEKHYGLKPAPKNIVVSSGAKQAIYNFLMAVINPGDQVVFPAPYWVSYPEMVKMVYGTPVAVPPRPGGLVPTVADIEAHITLNTRAVLLNSPNNPSGQLYDAEFIREMVEICEDRNIYLLMDDIYNRLMFDGVRAPSAFSFSKRGLEDSVIVSVNGVSKTYSMTGFRIGWSVGPEAITKAMAKVQAQITSCPSALSQKAALGALRGTDDFVENLRSGLEKKRDVMLAELAKLKKVKLHKPQGTFYCFPDFSAYDSDSARLSAMLLEKAMVVAVPGIEFGLEGHLRLSYCGAEKDIVEGVERIRKILD; this is encoded by the coding sequence ATGAACCTCAGCAAACTCGCGATGTCTATCGGCCAATCGGCTACCTTAAAGCTCAATGAGCTGGCAGGGAACCTGAAAGCCGAGGGAAAGCCGGTTATACACCTGGGAGGGGGAGAGCCGGAAGAAAAAATCCCTTCAGGAGCGCGCGACGAAGCTGAAAAAACCCTTTCCGCCGGTTTTGTCCGATATACCCCGACCGCCGGCACGGCGGAACTTAAAAAAGAACTCTGTCTTTACACCGAAAAACATTACGGCCTTAAGCCCGCGCCAAAAAATATTGTCGTCTCTTCCGGCGCCAAGCAGGCCATTTACAATTTTTTGATGGCGGTCATTAATCCCGGCGACCAGGTGGTTTTTCCGGCCCCCTACTGGGTAAGCTATCCTGAAATGGTCAAAATGGTTTACGGCACTCCCGTGGCGGTGCCGCCGCGTCCGGGCGGGCTTGTGCCGACGGTGGCCGACATTGAGGCCCATATAACCTTAAATACCAGAGCGGTGCTTTTAAACAGTCCCAATAACCCCTCGGGGCAGCTTTATGATGCGGAGTTTATACGGGAGATGGTGGAAATCTGCGAAGACCGCAATATCTACCTTCTTATGGATGATATTTACAACCGCCTGATGTTTGACGGAGTCCGGGCGCCGTCCGCATTTTCATTTTCAAAACGCGGCCTTGAAGATTCGGTAATTGTTTCCGTAAACGGCGTTTCCAAAACTTATTCCATGACGGGTTTCAGGATAGGCTGGAGTGTGGGACCCGAAGCCATTACCAAAGCCATGGCGAAGGTCCAGGCGCAGATCACCTCCTGCCCTTCCGCTTTAAGCCAGAAAGCGGCCCTTGGCGCGCTTCGCGGCACTGACGATTTTGTGGAAAACCTGCGCTCCGGCCTTGAAAAAAAGCGCGATGTCATGCTGGCGGAACTTGCCAAGCTGAAAAAGGTTAAGCTGCATAAGCCGCAGGGCACTTTCTACTGTTTTCCCGATTTCAGCGCTTACGACAGCGATTCAGCCAGACTTTCCGCCATGCTGCTTGAGAAAGCTATGGTTGTTGCCGTGCCCGGCATAGAATTCGGGCTTGAGGGGCATCTGCGCTTAAGTTACTGCGGGGCTGAAAAAGACATCGTTGAGGGCGTGGAGCGAATCAGGAAAATATTGGATTGA
- the pckA gene encoding phosphoenolpyruvate carboxykinase (ATP) has translation METKTSTVLPDVKTSKTIFRSLSAPELYEHAVSKKEGQIAAGGALAVKTGFHTARAAQDKFVVKEETSRKHIWWGDYNVPFEETKFDALAGKITTYLSDKDIYVRDCFAGSDPKNRLGVRIITEYAWHSLFAKNMFIEPSAGEAVKPEFTVIAAPGFKADPGVDGTRSGTFILVNFRQKLVIIGGTGYAGEIKKSVFTIMNYLLPLKGVMPMHCSANLGPKGDTAIFFGLSGTGKTTLSSDPERRLIGDDEHAWSDDGIFNFEGGCYAKVINLSPVAEPQIYATTGRFGTVLENVVYNPVTRELDLNDGSLTENTRAGYPLEFINNAIRGEVFGHPKNIVMLTYDAFGVLPPIAKLSYEQAMYHFISGYTAKVANTEIGVKEPRATFSACFGAPFMSHHPSVYAELLEKKMRANSAHCWLINTGLAGGPYGVGKRISIQNTRALLNAALDGSLSGAKFRRDPVFGFELPLECPGVPSDILNPENVWPDKAAYKAKYLELAGLFTKNFAKFGVTNGAIVKAGPRI, from the coding sequence ATGGAAACCAAAACATCAACCGTATTGCCTGACGTAAAAACCTCAAAAACAATATTCCGCAGCCTTTCCGCACCGGAGCTTTACGAGCACGCTGTCTCAAAGAAAGAGGGGCAGATAGCCGCGGGAGGCGCGCTTGCCGTTAAAACCGGCTTCCACACCGCACGGGCCGCTCAGGACAAATTTGTGGTAAAAGAAGAAACCAGCCGGAAACATATCTGGTGGGGGGATTACAATGTCCCCTTTGAAGAAACTAAATTCGACGCCCTCGCGGGAAAAATTACGACCTATCTTTCGGACAAGGATATATATGTCCGCGATTGTTTCGCGGGTTCCGACCCCAAAAACCGCCTGGGTGTGCGGATCATAACCGAGTACGCCTGGCACAGCCTTTTTGCCAAAAATATGTTTATAGAGCCGTCCGCGGGCGAGGCGGTAAAACCGGAGTTTACTGTTATTGCCGCCCCTGGTTTCAAAGCCGACCCCGGAGTTGACGGAACCCGTTCCGGCACGTTCATTCTGGTCAACTTCAGGCAAAAGCTCGTGATTATCGGCGGCACCGGCTATGCCGGCGAGATAAAGAAGTCCGTTTTTACCATAATGAATTACCTGCTTCCTCTAAAAGGCGTAATGCCCATGCATTGCTCGGCCAATCTGGGCCCCAAAGGCGACACGGCCATATTTTTCGGACTTTCAGGCACCGGCAAAACCACGCTTTCCTCCGATCCGGAGCGGCGGCTGATAGGCGATGATGAACATGCCTGGTCGGATGACGGGATCTTCAACTTTGAGGGCGGCTGTTATGCCAAGGTTATAAACCTTTCTCCGGTGGCCGAACCGCAGATCTACGCGACCACGGGGCGTTTCGGCACGGTGCTTGAAAATGTGGTTTACAACCCTGTAACGCGCGAGCTTGACCTTAATGACGGCTCGCTTACCGAAAACACCCGCGCCGGGTATCCGCTTGAGTTCATAAACAACGCGATCAGGGGAGAGGTGTTCGGCCATCCAAAGAACATAGTGATGCTTACCTACGACGCTTTCGGCGTTCTGCCACCTATCGCGAAACTTTCCTATGAACAGGCGATGTATCACTTTATTTCAGGCTATACGGCGAAGGTGGCCAATACCGAGATAGGCGTTAAAGAGCCGAGGGCCACGTTCAGCGCCTGCTTCGGCGCGCCTTTCATGAGCCACCATCCTTCCGTTTACGCCGAACTGCTTGAAAAGAAAATGCGCGCGAACAGCGCGCACTGCTGGCTTATAAACACGGGGCTTGCGGGCGGGCCGTACGGCGTGGGCAAACGCATAAGCATTCAAAACACAAGGGCGCTTTTAAACGCCGCTCTTGACGGTTCTCTCTCCGGCGCTAAATTCCGCAGGGACCCTGTTTTCGGCTTTGAGCTGCCGCTTGAGTGCCCCGGAGTGCCGTCGGATATACTCAACCCGGAAAATGTATGGCCCGACAAGGCCGCCTACAAGGCTAAATATCTGGAATTGGCCGGCCTTTTTACCAAAAATTTCGCCAAATTCGGTGTTACCAATGGGGCTATTGTAAAGGCCGGGCCCCGGATTTAA
- a CDS encoding SWIB/MDM2 domain-containing protein: MATAKTNSKFMAPMTPDTILSDIIGNKPVPRTEIVKKLWVYIKKYNLQDKKNKRNINADEKLLKFFGGKKQVTMFELAKFIGKHAK; this comes from the coding sequence ATGGCAACAGCTAAGACGAACTCTAAGTTCATGGCCCCCATGACACCCGACACGATTCTCTCGGACATCATCGGCAACAAGCCGGTACCCCGCACCGAAATCGTGAAGAAACTCTGGGTCTACATAAAGAAGTACAACCTGCAGGACAAGAAGAACAAAAGGAACATCAACGCTGACGAGAAGCTTCTAAAGTTTTTCGGCGGTAAAAAACAGGTGACCATGTTCGAACTGGCGAAGTTCATCGGCAAACACGCGAAATAA
- a CDS encoding response regulator has protein sequence MDQEFRKKILIVDTEAVPAGELKTFLEENDYSVRHTADYQQSMTTIQDWKPDLVILNILIQAFNPLGFIGDIRKNPFTEKQKIIIFSKTPKTEIVTGPAPRVTGYLTKPIDFEELKATLAKALSGVDTREHPAIMIADDDEEFSDLVKMFLEANNCKPVIANDPLKVMQMLKETRPRVLLLDLMMPGMDGFKIMEEMQEETETAKIPIIVLSGLRLENFQECGVITGLPEIVTREMPKELLLKLIKEQTQNDRSAPAGQSEPRIAAKPRVLIADDQTELLMLIKEAVESAGFEVFTASDGQEALQVIFETSPDIVVLDYNMPIKNGLSVAQSLKDNPLFAHIPIMICTAFGEKSAKLKGLSMGIDDYLIKPVDTDELIARIRMILKRNKLVLDTNPLSKLPGNPSIQARVEREIQKNLPFAVLYLDLNNFKAYNDTYGFEAGDRVIKATANLLVKLTIRNDNSEEFIGHIGGDDFIIVTSFEKAEDLARRITAAFDEIAPSFYSKEDRERGTIVSTDRQGNIKKFSFLSISIGIIHNRLRPIHSFAQVSNIGAELKKAAKAAEKSHYVIDRRRD, from the coding sequence ATGGACCAGGAATTCAGGAAAAAAATACTTATCGTGGATACGGAGGCCGTCCCGGCCGGAGAACTTAAAACTTTTCTTGAGGAGAATGATTACAGCGTCCGGCACACCGCGGATTACCAGCAGTCCATGACGACCATCCAGGACTGGAAACCCGACCTGGTAATTTTAAACATTCTGATCCAGGCCTTCAATCCGCTCGGTTTCATAGGCGACATAAGAAAAAACCCGTTCACGGAAAAACAGAAAATAATAATTTTTTCCAAAACCCCGAAAACCGAAATAGTGACCGGCCCCGCCCCCAGGGTGACAGGCTACCTCACAAAACCGATCGACTTTGAAGAACTTAAGGCGACCCTGGCCAAAGCGCTCAGCGGAGTGGACACACGGGAACACCCCGCGATCATGATAGCCGATGACGACGAAGAATTTTCCGACCTGGTAAAAATGTTCCTTGAGGCTAATAACTGCAAGCCGGTGATCGCGAACGACCCGCTGAAAGTGATGCAGATGCTTAAAGAAACCCGGCCGCGGGTTCTGCTGCTTGACCTGATGATGCCCGGCATGGACGGCTTCAAAATAATGGAGGAAATGCAGGAAGAAACGGAAACGGCGAAAATACCGATTATAGTTTTAAGCGGCCTGCGCCTTGAAAATTTTCAGGAGTGCGGCGTAATTACGGGGCTCCCCGAAATAGTGACCAGGGAAATGCCGAAAGAATTGCTTTTAAAGCTGATAAAAGAACAGACGCAGAACGACCGTTCCGCGCCGGCCGGACAAAGCGAGCCGCGTATCGCCGCGAAGCCGCGCGTGCTGATAGCCGACGACCAGACGGAACTCTTAATGCTGATAAAGGAAGCGGTGGAAAGCGCTGGCTTTGAGGTGTTCACTGCCTCGGACGGCCAGGAAGCGCTTCAGGTAATTTTCGAAACCAGCCCGGATATAGTGGTGCTGGACTATAACATGCCTATTAAAAACGGCCTTAGCGTGGCCCAAAGCCTGAAGGACAACCCGCTGTTCGCCCATATCCCCATAATGATCTGCACCGCCTTCGGCGAGAAAAGCGCAAAGCTGAAAGGCCTCAGCATGGGCATAGACGATTACCTTATAAAACCCGTGGATACCGACGAGCTGATAGCCCGCATCCGCATGATACTCAAACGCAACAAACTGGTGCTGGACACCAACCCGCTGTCCAAACTGCCCGGAAACCCCTCGATACAGGCGCGGGTGGAGCGCGAAATACAGAAAAACCTTCCCTTTGCCGTGCTTTATCTGGACCTGAATAATTTCAAGGCCTATAACGACACTTACGGTTTTGAGGCCGGAGACCGCGTTATCAAGGCCACCGCGAACCTCTTGGTGAAACTTACCATCAGGAATGATAATTCCGAAGAATTTATAGGCCACATAGGCGGCGACGATTTTATAATTGTAACCAGTTTTGAAAAAGCGGAGGACCTGGCCAGGCGCATTACAGCGGCTTTTGACGAAATAGCGCCGTCCTTCTACTCAAAAGAAGACAGGGAACGCGGGACCATAGTTTCCACCGACCGTCAGGGTAATATTAAAAAATTTTCCTTCCTCTCTATCTCAATAGGCATAATCCACAACCGTCTGCGGCCGATCCACTCCTTCGCGCAGGTCAGCAACATAGGCGCGGAATTAAAAAAAGCGGCCAAAGCCGCCGAAAAAAGCCACTATGTGATTGACCGCCGCAGGGACTAA